The genomic interval CTGGTCTCTGTGGGGAGAAATTCTGGCCTCAGGCAAGAAGCAAGAGAAATATCTGGAGTCCCAATTTCGTCAAGGGGACTTTTAGTGTAAATAGAAGAGCCAGTGGATCAGGTGGAAGGGgccatggaaataatttttaggTTGCATCCTTCAACACCTGCCTCTTGGAATCCTGCCATGGAGGGGAGTGGGTGTACGTGcgtctttctgtttgtttaaagcATAAAGATCCAATTAAAGCTGCTTGAAGGAAGTCAAAAGCCTATCCAAAAAAGCTGATTTTCATCAGTATGCTAGTGTTTCGACAGATGCATGTTTgccaaaagcagctgctttcatCCAAAAGCATTGACTttccattaaagaaaatgcattctGCTGGAAGCCCTTCCATGCGCACAAGCTGCCTAAGAGCACAGATGCCTCCAGGTGCCAAAtggctgtttttttcccagacagACCAGTCTTCCCAGTCAGGCTGCATGTCCCTCCAAGCCCAATGGATGTACACGccacagcagccagcacagaaGTCTGCAATTCCTCATGAGAAAAACAGCTTGGCCAGAGACCCCAGCCACCAGAAAGAGATGGGAGCCTGAAGGCCCTGAATCCCACACCCCCACATGGCATTAGGGTGGCATTGCTTTTGCTGAAAAAGGGAGTTTTTACTCAACAAGAGtgcctttttttccaaagactCCAAGAAGGGGCAGCACAAACAGGAATGGGAACACACCATCATGCCCTCCCTTGCACAGATAGGAAATAGCATAAGGTAACACAGCCAggagacattttaatttttttctttctttccctctgtgcTGTATAAAGAGCCATGCCCAAGTATCAAGAATGATGACATGGAAAAGAATAGATGCAATGTTTCAGCAAGAAGATATCCAGACAGCCTTCCTCTTACCAACACCCCCAACTAAGTACATTGTGGTGCTTTCTAGAAGCTATTGATCCTACAACCAGACGCATTCAGCTTAACTACATCCCAGTGGTACTGCAGTATAGTGAGAGAGGCTGCAAGGTCAGTGCTGCCAGAGGAACTTTGGGGTGAGAGGAAGAGGGCAACAAGAGGTTCCTTGAAGGAACCTTATTCCACCAGGAACATCTGGCAAACGGTGGCCTTTCTCCTCATCCCACCACAAAGTGAAAGAGGGTGGTCGGAGCTGGGAAACAGACCCTGGCTCCTCCGCTGCTCCCTTATACAGAGCCCTTGTCTTCGTGTGCGTAAAATACCTCTGGAGTCACTCGCAGCTTCCCTGAATAAATTACACTGGGACTGGTCCCTTGAGCCTTCTAGTGGCAGAAAGATGACAGTCAGAAGCTTGTTCTCTGAAGTGTGTGTAGACACACATGtgctctttcttcctccccctaTATTCCCCCAAAACATAACTACTTCACATTTATACAGGGCTGTGGCTTAAAACAGGATCAAATTAGAAACAGacattttctttgggatttgctttgtggaagaaaatattaccCATCAGTTGGGTGCTCCATCCTAATCTCAAAAgaatttttccattaaataatAAAGACTTCCTCTCCTTAAGTGGTTAAGCTCTAAGAGGCTTTTAAATTGCATAATAAGAGTATTAAATAAGTGCTTCATTAATATAATCACAAAATGTGCATGCCCCTTCAAGGCagaggaaagagggagggagcaACTTATAGCAAAGTGACGGTGTTAGTGAGGAGGTCATGGAACGGGACACAGACCTTGCCTGTTTTGTAGATAGCTGCAAGCTATTTAgcatttctttgggtttattTGAGGGCTTTTCTTGGAGGAAGGAAGCGTCACCCAGGGATGTCAGTGCCAGCCAGCCACCCGCAGCCCCAGGCCAGCCTCACCTCCCAGGTCTCGCAGCGTCCCCAGCACGCGTCCGTCGTGACCCGCAGCGCCCTGCAGCCGCGTTTCCTGGCCAGGAAGGTGAACTCACGCACAGCACAGCCAATGAAGGTCCGTAGGTCAATGGCGGAGGTCTTGGGCGCACCATCGCagctggccagcagcagcagcagcaggagaggccCCAGGATCACACAGTGGAGCTTCATGCTGAGACAGAAGGGAGACAAGCAGAGGGCTGGGAGAGCCAGCACAGTCCAGGAGGCAATAAGTCCAAGTGCACAGTGACAGCTCGAGTTGGGACAGCCCTTCCTCCCCACAGACACACTGGGCCCCATCCTTattgacaaccaatggtaggaaaaggggtaatgggttcaaactggaacacaagaggttccacttaaatttgacaagaaacttcttctcagtgggggtaacagagcctggaccaggctgcccaggggggttgtggagtctccttctctgcagacattcaaacctgcctggacatgttcctgtgtaacctcatctaagtgt from Columba livia isolate bColLiv1 breed racing homer chromosome 5, bColLiv1.pat.W.v2, whole genome shotgun sequence carries:
- the GPHB5 gene encoding glycoprotein hormone beta-5, with amino-acid sequence MKLHCVILGPLLLLLLLASCDGAPKTSAIDLRTFIGCAVREFTFLARKRGCRALRVTTDACWGRCETWERPVLKPPYIETYHRVCTYNETKMMTVKLPKCAPDVDPFYTYPVAIRCDCDICSTATTQCETA